Proteins encoded together in one Streptomyces umbrinus window:
- a CDS encoding non-ribosomal peptide synthetase yields the protein METIPKWTLDPVPGTAEYEVPLPDGLSREPRALLAAHARVLAALSGEREVTVGYVAAKGERPRPCPLTVGTGSWHDLLDHIHEAEADLAAQRAGDEPAAFETVLDPHGGRGPEDTVLHVAFEDHTLRLRYRTDVLDADAAARIAGYHLTALSLLAADPDAEPGRQSLLSDGELRLQLHGLAGPHRELPDRRVHELFEERVLAHPEAVAAVQGDQEWTYQELNSRANQLGRALLTRGLRREDVVAVVMERDLDWMAAVLAVLKAGGVYLPIEPHFPAERIAATLARAGCELVLTEDGSTTTLDVADTGARILHVDTAYAENHPDSDLGIPVSADQLAYIYFTSGSTGEPKGAMCEHAGFLNHVHAKLDDLGVGEGQVVAQTAPQCFDISLWQLVSALLVGGRTLLVAQEVILDVPRFVDTITGGRVNVLQVVPSYLEAVLAELEQRPRELPDLHCVSVTGEAVKKELVERWFAAEPGIRLANAYGLTETSDDTNHEVMSRVPDQDRVPLGRPVANVRVYVVDEDLSPVPLGAPGEIVFSGVCVGRGYVNDPERTRAAFTIDPYRPGERLYRSGDHGRWLPDGKLEFLGRRDSQVKIRGFRIEIGEIENALLRVPGVRDGAVVVVGGTRLVAFCAGSARFDSGAVRERLAVSLPAYMVPSAVHWRESLPLTANGKTDRKTLTGLAGELDSAGNGSPAGEGTHAPGTASERRVAAAWAQVLGIPGDRIGRRDHFFDRGGTSLAAVKLAIALDRAITLKDVTRHPVLADLAGLLDTPTAS from the coding sequence ATGGAAACTATCCCGAAGTGGACGCTCGACCCGGTGCCCGGCACCGCGGAGTACGAAGTCCCGCTGCCCGACGGGCTGTCGCGGGAACCCCGCGCCCTCCTGGCCGCACACGCACGGGTCCTCGCCGCACTGTCCGGCGAGCGCGAGGTGACGGTCGGATACGTGGCGGCGAAGGGCGAGCGGCCGAGGCCGTGCCCGCTGACCGTCGGCACCGGCTCCTGGCACGACCTGCTGGACCACATACACGAGGCCGAGGCGGACCTGGCCGCGCAGAGGGCGGGAGACGAACCGGCGGCCTTCGAGACCGTGCTCGATCCGCACGGCGGCCGGGGCCCCGAGGACACCGTGCTGCACGTGGCGTTCGAGGACCACACCCTGCGCCTGCGCTACCGCACCGACGTCCTCGACGCGGACGCAGCCGCCCGGATCGCCGGCTACCACCTCACCGCGCTCAGCCTGCTCGCCGCCGACCCGGACGCCGAGCCCGGCCGGCAGAGTCTGCTGTCCGACGGCGAACTCCGGCTGCAGCTCCATGGGTTGGCGGGGCCGCACCGCGAGCTGCCGGACCGCCGGGTCCACGAGCTGTTCGAGGAAAGGGTGTTGGCCCACCCCGAAGCCGTCGCGGCCGTGCAGGGCGACCAGGAGTGGACGTACCAGGAGCTCAACTCCCGGGCGAACCAGCTCGGTCGGGCCCTGCTGACCCGCGGGCTGCGCCGCGAGGACGTCGTCGCCGTGGTCATGGAGCGCGACCTGGACTGGATGGCCGCCGTCCTCGCCGTCCTCAAGGCGGGCGGCGTGTATCTGCCCATCGAGCCGCACTTCCCCGCCGAACGCATCGCGGCCACCCTGGCGCGCGCCGGCTGCGAACTCGTCCTGACGGAGGACGGCAGCACCACCACCCTGGACGTGGCCGACACCGGCGCCCGCATCCTGCACGTCGACACGGCCTACGCGGAGAACCACCCCGACAGCGACCTCGGCATCCCCGTCTCCGCGGACCAACTCGCCTACATCTACTTCACCTCCGGCTCCACCGGCGAGCCCAAGGGCGCGATGTGCGAGCACGCCGGCTTCCTCAACCACGTCCACGCCAAGCTCGACGACCTGGGCGTCGGCGAGGGCCAGGTGGTCGCCCAGACCGCACCCCAGTGCTTCGACATCTCGCTGTGGCAGCTGGTCTCCGCACTCCTGGTCGGCGGCCGGACCCTGCTGGTCGCGCAGGAGGTGATCCTGGACGTCCCGCGGTTCGTGGACACGATCACCGGAGGCCGGGTCAACGTCCTCCAGGTGGTCCCGTCCTATCTGGAGGCCGTGCTCGCCGAGTTGGAGCAGCGCCCGCGCGAACTGCCGGACCTGCACTGCGTGTCGGTCACCGGGGAGGCGGTGAAGAAGGAGCTCGTCGAGCGCTGGTTCGCGGCCGAGCCCGGCATCCGGCTGGCCAACGCGTACGGGCTGACCGAGACCTCGGACGACACCAACCACGAGGTCATGTCCCGGGTGCCTGACCAGGACAGGGTCCCGCTCGGGCGGCCGGTCGCCAACGTGCGCGTGTACGTAGTCGACGAGGACCTGTCTCCCGTACCTCTCGGCGCACCCGGCGAGATCGTCTTCTCCGGAGTCTGTGTCGGCCGCGGGTACGTCAACGACCCCGAGCGGACCAGGGCGGCGTTCACCATCGACCCGTACCGCCCGGGTGAGCGGCTCTACCGCAGCGGCGACCACGGCCGCTGGCTGCCCGACGGCAAGCTGGAGTTCCTGGGCCGCCGGGACAGCCAGGTGAAGATCCGCGGTTTCCGTATCGAGATCGGCGAGATCGAGAACGCGCTGCTGCGGGTGCCCGGGGTCCGGGACGGCGCCGTGGTGGTCGTGGGCGGCACGCGGCTTGTGGCTTTCTGCGCCGGGTCCGCCCGGTTCGACTCCGGGGCCGTGCGGGAGCGGCTGGCCGTGTCGCTGCCCGCGTACATGGTCCCCTCGGCCGTCCACTGGCGGGAGAGCCTGCCGCTGACCGCCAACGGCAAGACCGACCGGAAGACGCTGACCGGACTCGCCGGTGAGCTCGACTCCGCCGGGAACGGCTCGCCCGCGGGGGAGGGCACGCACGCGCCCGGCACCGCGAGCGAGCGCCGGGTGGCGGCGGCCTGGGCCCAGGTGCTCGGCATCCCCGGCGACCGGATCGGCCGCCGGGACCACTTCTTCGACCGCGGCGGCACCTCGCTCGCGGCGGTGAAGCTCGCGATCGCCCTGGACCGGGCGATCACCCTCAAGGACGTCACACGTCATCCGGTCCTCGCGGACCTGGCGGGGCTCCTGGACACCCCCACTGCCTCCTGA
- a CDS encoding TauD/TfdA family dioxygenase, translating into MSSSSPTLLPDVDLRPGSPPILRADAAGDTAGWAAEHRDALRAFVAEHGSLLVRGLGLRDPDTTAAVFRRLATTLMPDRESFAPRRTYEDGVYSSSKWPPNQQMCMHHELSYALEFPGLMLYACLDAPDQGGATAVADAPAVLDALPASLTARFEREGWLLTRTYNDEIGASLAEAFGTEDRVAVEHYCRAQAIEFDWQSDGSLRTRQRRSAVVRHPVTGRRCWFNQIAFLNEWTMDPEVREYLVDVYGSDGLPFNTRYGNGDPIDEDVVLIINEVYGAHTAREPWHSGDLLLVDNIRTAHSREPFEGPREVLAALGDPVRLTDCAPTIEVRAA; encoded by the coding sequence ATGTCGTCTTCATCTCCGACGTTGCTACCGGACGTCGACCTGCGCCCCGGCAGCCCTCCGATCCTGCGCGCCGACGCCGCGGGCGACACGGCGGGCTGGGCGGCCGAACACCGCGACGCGCTGCGGGCCTTCGTCGCCGAGCACGGCAGCCTGCTGGTCCGCGGCCTGGGGCTGCGCGACCCGGACACGACCGCGGCCGTCTTCCGCCGGCTGGCCACGACCCTGATGCCCGACCGGGAGTCCTTCGCGCCCCGGCGGACCTACGAGGACGGTGTGTACTCCTCGTCCAAGTGGCCGCCGAACCAGCAGATGTGCATGCACCACGAGCTGAGCTACGCGCTGGAGTTCCCCGGCCTGATGCTGTACGCCTGCCTCGACGCACCCGACCAGGGCGGGGCCACCGCGGTCGCCGACGCGCCTGCCGTGCTCGACGCGCTGCCCGCCTCCCTCACCGCACGGTTCGAGCGGGAGGGCTGGCTGCTCACCAGGACGTACAACGACGAGATCGGGGCGAGCCTCGCCGAGGCCTTCGGCACCGAGGACCGCGTGGCCGTCGAGCACTACTGCCGGGCGCAGGCCATCGAGTTCGACTGGCAGAGCGACGGCTCCCTGCGCACCCGGCAGCGCCGCAGCGCCGTGGTCCGCCATCCGGTCACCGGGCGGCGCTGCTGGTTCAACCAGATCGCGTTCCTCAACGAGTGGACCATGGACCCCGAGGTGCGCGAGTACCTGGTGGACGTCTACGGCTCCGACGGGCTCCCCTTCAACACCCGCTACGGCAACGGCGATCCGATCGACGAGGACGTCGTACTGATCATCAACGAGGTGTACGGGGCCCACACCGCACGCGAGCCGTGGCACTCCGGTGACCTGCTGCTCGTCGACAACATCCGCACCGCGCACAGCAGGGAGCCCTTCGAGGGGCCCCGTGAGGTGCTCGCCGCCCTGGGCGACCCGGTCCGGCTGACCGACTGCGCACCGACCATCGAAGTGAGGGCCGCATGA
- the sbnB gene encoding 2,3-diaminopropionate biosynthesis protein SbnB, producing MTTTDENGTTTTEPGTPTAPPFTVISGTQVHEALHGRESEIVDLVESVYRLHGAGDSVNPPSYFLRFPDRPSSRIIALPASIGGPVGVDGLKWVSSFPGNTASGLPRASAVLILNDHDTGYPFACLESSIISATRTAASAALAADRLSRDRDRPTRVGFVGTGLIARYIHTHLAATGWSFEETGVYDLSADSAAGFSGYLERSGAKGRITVHDSAESLIRSSDLLVFATVAAEPHIHDPAWFSHAPLVLHVSLRDLAPEILLDSANFVDDVEHCLKADTSPHLAEQLTGGRDFLDGTLDDVLCGRVTVPADRTVVFSPFGLGVLDLAVGKFVHDEVARRGEPHVVDGFFHELRRYG from the coding sequence ATGACCACCACGGACGAGAACGGCACGACCACCACGGAACCGGGGACGCCGACGGCTCCCCCCTTCACCGTCATCTCCGGCACCCAGGTCCACGAGGCCCTGCACGGGCGGGAGTCCGAGATCGTCGACCTGGTCGAGTCGGTGTACCGCCTGCACGGCGCGGGCGACTCGGTGAACCCTCCGTCGTACTTCCTGCGTTTCCCGGACCGTCCGTCGTCCCGGATCATCGCGCTGCCCGCCTCGATCGGCGGGCCGGTGGGGGTGGACGGCCTGAAATGGGTCTCCAGCTTCCCCGGGAACACGGCGAGCGGTCTGCCGCGCGCCTCGGCCGTGCTGATCCTCAACGACCACGACACGGGCTATCCGTTCGCGTGCCTGGAGAGCTCGATCATCAGCGCCACCCGGACGGCGGCCTCGGCGGCGCTCGCGGCCGACCGGCTCAGCCGCGACCGCGACCGGCCCACCCGGGTCGGGTTCGTCGGGACGGGTCTGATCGCCCGCTACATCCACACCCATCTGGCCGCCACCGGCTGGTCGTTCGAGGAGACCGGGGTGTACGACCTGTCCGCGGACAGCGCGGCCGGCTTCAGCGGCTATCTGGAACGGTCGGGCGCCAAGGGCCGGATCACCGTGCACGACAGTGCCGAGTCGCTGATCCGCTCCAGCGACCTGCTGGTCTTCGCCACCGTCGCGGCCGAGCCGCACATCCACGACCCGGCGTGGTTCTCGCACGCCCCGCTCGTGCTGCATGTGTCGCTGCGCGACCTGGCGCCGGAGATCCTGCTCGACTCGGCCAACTTCGTGGACGACGTCGAGCACTGCCTCAAGGCGGACACGTCACCGCATCTGGCCGAACAGCTCACCGGTGGCCGCGACTTCCTCGACGGCACGCTGGACGACGTGCTCTGCGGGCGGGTGACCGTACCTGCGGACCGGACGGTGGTGTTCTCGCCCTTCGGCCTCGGGGTCCTCGACCTCGCGGTCGGCAAGTTCGTCCACGACGAGGTGGCCCGAAGGGGCGAGCCGCACGTCGTCGACGGCTTCTTCCACGAACTGCGCCGGTACGGCTGA
- the sbnA gene encoding 2,3-diaminopropionate biosynthesis protein SbnA, with amino-acid sequence MPVISEPTQFNEDDLYVDLRAALGLPLFLKCEGFNFAGSVKLKAATEMVNAAEREGVLRPGSVMVESSSGNLGVALSMIAASRGYGFLCVTDSRCNPATRRMMEALGSVVHVIDEPDLHGGFLGARIAYVSAVCASDDRYVWLNQYANEGNWRAHYRTTAPAIARRFPHLDVLFVGAGTTGTLMGCARWFWQQRRRVRIVAVDTVGSVTFGGPPAPRMIPGLGMAVRPPLLDESYVDDVVHVPEPDTLRACRRLAARGFLFGGSTGTVVSGATDWLARYGRRNLTAVAIAPDLGERYLDTVHSPGWGVNVHGEDTLGGSGELAALSHPA; translated from the coding sequence ATGCCCGTCATATCCGAGCCCACACAGTTCAACGAGGACGACCTCTACGTCGACCTGCGGGCGGCACTGGGGCTGCCGCTCTTCCTGAAGTGCGAGGGGTTCAACTTCGCGGGGTCGGTCAAACTGAAGGCCGCGACCGAGATGGTCAACGCGGCCGAGCGCGAGGGCGTCCTGCGACCGGGGTCCGTCATGGTCGAGTCGTCGTCCGGGAACCTCGGCGTGGCGCTGAGCATGATCGCGGCGAGCCGGGGTTACGGGTTCCTGTGCGTGACCGACTCGCGCTGCAATCCGGCGACCCGGCGGATGATGGAGGCGCTGGGGAGCGTCGTCCATGTGATCGACGAACCCGATCTGCACGGCGGCTTCCTGGGCGCGCGGATCGCGTACGTGAGCGCGGTGTGCGCCTCGGACGACCGGTACGTCTGGCTCAACCAGTACGCCAACGAGGGCAACTGGCGCGCGCACTACCGCACCACGGCACCGGCCATCGCCCGTCGTTTCCCGCACCTGGACGTGCTGTTCGTCGGGGCCGGCACCACCGGCACCCTGATGGGCTGCGCGCGCTGGTTCTGGCAGCAGCGGCGCCGGGTGCGGATCGTGGCCGTGGACACCGTCGGCTCGGTGACCTTCGGGGGGCCGCCCGCTCCCCGGATGATCCCCGGCCTGGGCATGGCCGTCCGTCCGCCGCTGCTCGACGAGTCCTACGTGGACGACGTCGTGCACGTCCCGGAGCCGGACACGCTGCGTGCCTGCCGCCGGCTGGCCGCCCGGGGCTTTCTGTTCGGCGGCTCCACCGGCACGGTGGTCAGCGGCGCGACCGACTGGCTGGCCCGCTACGGGCGGCGCAACCTCACGGCGGTGGCGATCGCCCCGGACCTCGGCGAGCGCTACCTCGACACGGTCCACAGCCCGGGCTGGGGGGTGAACGTGCACGGCGAGGACACGCTCGGCGGCTCCGGCGAACTGGCCGCCCTGTCGCACCCCGCCTGA
- a CDS encoding acyl-CoA dehydrogenase family protein: MAASTHTVTNQAPPLVSYDVFNADHALVEAVERHLDPQLLDEAYGDLSALGRTSGSAQVQAWGTLANENPPKLRTHDRYGNRIDEVEFHPSWHRLLGKGVSAGLTAAWSRPGGHVRRAAAFVVWAQVEAGNGCPLSMTHAAVPALRTDPALAAEWEPRLTSMVYDQDLRPAGQKAGVLFGMGMTEKQGGSDVRANTTTARALAEDGTYELTGHKWFCSAPMSDGFLVLAQAPGGLTCFLVPRVLADGTRNVFRIQRLKDKLGNWSNASAEVEFDGTWARRVGDEGRGVRTIIGMVAATRLDCVLGSAGLMRQAVSQAVHHSTYREAFGGRLIDKPLMRNVLADLALESEAATTLGLRLAAAYDDGGEQERAFLRIAVPAAKYWVTKRCTPVAVEALECLGGNGYVEESGMPRLLRESPLNSVWEGAGNIQALDVLRALQREPAALNAYLQEVGKARGADHRLDGAIKNLLTELADLDGIEGRARRLVERIAVVLQGSLLVRFAPPEVADAFCASRLGGDWGASFGTLPHTLDLGSVVERARPVS, translated from the coding sequence ATGGCAGCCAGCACCCACACCGTGACCAACCAGGCTCCGCCACTGGTCTCGTACGACGTCTTCAACGCCGACCATGCCCTCGTCGAGGCGGTCGAGCGGCACCTCGACCCACAGCTGCTCGACGAGGCGTACGGCGATCTGTCGGCCCTCGGGCGGACCTCCGGATCGGCGCAGGTCCAGGCGTGGGGGACGCTGGCGAACGAGAACCCGCCGAAGCTGCGCACCCACGACCGCTACGGCAACCGGATCGACGAGGTCGAGTTCCATCCGTCCTGGCACCGGCTGCTCGGCAAGGGTGTCTCGGCGGGCCTGACCGCTGCGTGGTCACGGCCCGGCGGGCATGTGCGGCGCGCGGCCGCCTTCGTGGTCTGGGCGCAGGTCGAGGCGGGGAACGGCTGCCCGCTGTCGATGACGCACGCGGCCGTGCCCGCGCTGCGCACCGACCCGGCACTCGCCGCCGAGTGGGAACCCCGCCTCACGTCCATGGTCTACGACCAGGATCTGCGGCCCGCCGGGCAGAAGGCCGGCGTGCTCTTCGGGATGGGCATGACGGAGAAGCAGGGCGGCAGCGACGTACGCGCGAACACGACGACCGCGCGAGCGCTGGCCGAGGACGGGACGTACGAGCTGACGGGCCACAAGTGGTTCTGCTCGGCGCCGATGTCGGACGGCTTCCTGGTGCTGGCGCAGGCTCCCGGCGGGCTGACGTGCTTCCTGGTGCCGCGGGTCCTCGCGGACGGCACACGGAACGTGTTCCGCATCCAGCGGCTCAAGGACAAGCTGGGCAACTGGTCGAACGCGTCGGCCGAGGTCGAGTTCGACGGCACGTGGGCGCGCCGGGTCGGCGACGAGGGCCGCGGGGTGCGCACCATCATCGGAATGGTCGCGGCGACCCGGCTGGACTGTGTGCTCGGCTCGGCGGGGCTGATGCGGCAGGCCGTCTCCCAGGCGGTCCACCACTCGACGTACCGCGAGGCGTTCGGCGGCAGGCTGATCGACAAGCCGCTGATGCGGAACGTCCTCGCGGACCTGGCCCTGGAGTCGGAGGCCGCGACGACGCTCGGGCTGCGCCTGGCCGCCGCGTACGACGACGGGGGCGAGCAGGAGCGGGCGTTCCTGCGGATCGCGGTACCGGCCGCGAAGTACTGGGTGACGAAGCGGTGCACGCCGGTCGCGGTGGAGGCCCTGGAGTGCCTCGGCGGCAATGGTTACGTGGAGGAGTCGGGCATGCCCCGGCTGCTGCGCGAGTCGCCGCTCAACTCCGTCTGGGAGGGCGCGGGCAACATCCAGGCGCTGGATGTCCTGCGCGCCCTGCAGCGCGAACCGGCGGCGCTCAACGCCTACTTGCAGGAGGTCGGCAAGGCCCGCGGCGCCGACCACCGGCTGGACGGCGCGATCAAGAACCTGCTGACCGAACTCGCCGACCTGGACGGCATCGAGGGACGCGCCCGGCGCCTCGTCGAGCGGATCGCGGTGGTGCTCCAGGGCTCGCTGCTGGTCCGGTTCGCGCCACCGGAGGTCGCCGACGCGTTCTGCGCCTCACGCCTCGGCGGGGACTGGGGAGCGTCGTTCGGGACCCTGCCGCACACCCTGGACCTCGGTTCGGTGGTGGAGCGCGCGCGGCCCGTTTCCTGA
- a CDS encoding helix-turn-helix domain-containing protein, which produces MVYSPMDVTRLAAVDAAQAARVLDEVRNATLAGERARLGPRPVIGESWGRMLRSGVDPDHDFRAGVLGPDEIERRRRDSPLRHVLPVLRQGLLSVGDITQHIMVVADAQSRVLWREGSRSVLRKADGFGFEIGADWREEVVGTNGVGTPAVARRPVQVFAAEHFVRTHSAWTCTGAPITDPCDGRMIGVVDISGPWETMHPATLAWVDSVAKLAEAQLRERHLTALDRLRAVAAPVLARVTGRALAVDKDGWTAAITGMPYVDRLALPSTIGADRIWLPTLGRCSVEPLPGGWLVRVSDEEPAPRGATRIALDLSQPRRWSVTVTGVTGTWTHELSPRHAELLYLLALHRTGLSAAALADDLFGDPTRTVTVRAEMSRVRRYLGAALDHRPYRFCEAAEVQTALPDDPLHLLPHSTAPGVLRTRQTAPS; this is translated from the coding sequence GTGGTGTACTCGCCGATGGACGTGACGCGGCTCGCCGCGGTGGACGCAGCGCAGGCGGCACGGGTGCTCGACGAGGTGCGCAACGCGACTCTGGCCGGAGAGCGCGCCCGGCTCGGTCCGCGGCCGGTCATCGGGGAGTCCTGGGGGCGGATGCTGCGCTCCGGCGTCGACCCCGACCACGACTTCCGGGCCGGAGTGCTCGGTCCCGACGAGATCGAGCGGCGCCGGCGCGACTCCCCGCTGCGGCACGTCCTTCCGGTACTGCGGCAGGGACTGCTGTCGGTCGGGGACATCACCCAGCACATCATGGTCGTGGCGGACGCGCAGAGCCGGGTGTTGTGGCGCGAGGGCAGCCGGTCCGTGCTGCGCAAGGCCGACGGGTTCGGCTTCGAGATCGGCGCGGACTGGCGCGAGGAGGTCGTCGGCACGAACGGTGTCGGCACGCCCGCCGTCGCCCGCCGCCCCGTCCAGGTCTTCGCCGCCGAGCACTTCGTACGCACGCACTCCGCCTGGACCTGCACGGGCGCGCCCATCACCGACCCGTGCGACGGCCGAATGATCGGGGTCGTGGACATCAGCGGCCCCTGGGAGACCATGCACCCGGCGACGCTCGCCTGGGTCGACTCGGTGGCCAAACTCGCCGAGGCGCAACTGCGGGAGCGGCACCTGACCGCCCTCGACCGGCTGCGCGCGGTGGCCGCGCCGGTCCTCGCCCGGGTCACCGGCCGCGCGCTCGCCGTCGACAAGGACGGCTGGACCGCCGCGATCACCGGCATGCCGTACGTGGACAGGCTCGCGCTGCCCAGCACGATCGGCGCCGACCGGATCTGGCTGCCCACGCTCGGCCGGTGCTCGGTGGAACCGCTGCCCGGCGGCTGGCTGGTGCGTGTCTCGGACGAGGAGCCCGCGCCCCGCGGTGCCACCCGCATCGCCCTCGACCTGTCGCAGCCGCGCCGCTGGTCGGTGACCGTGACGGGCGTCACCGGCACCTGGACCCACGAACTGAGCCCGCGGCACGCCGAGTTGCTCTACCTCCTGGCCCTGCACCGCACCGGCCTCAGCGCCGCCGCACTGGCCGACGACCTGTTCGGCGATCCCACCCGCACGGTGACCGTACGCGCCGAGATGTCTCGCGTACGCCGATATCTGGGCGCGGCCCTGGACCACCGGCCGTATCGTTTCTGCGAAGCAGCAGAGGTCCAGACAGCCTTGCCGGACGACCCCCTGCACCTCCTCCCCCACTCAACGGCACCGGGAGTACTGAGGACAAGGCAAACCGCCCCTTCGTAG
- a CDS encoding GNAT family N-acetyltransferase produces MSIAVTTWSLEQVSPADQLPAAAPDGDVRIVRAEVPSPEFSRYLYAAVGGDIRWTDRLGWTYAQWQEDLDRPGAETWVAYDRGTPAGYVQLDPQDDGVVEIVYFGLIPAFRGRRIGGHLLSHGVARAWDLADRWPGRAQTKRVWLHTCSKDGEHAMDNYLRRGFKLFDTKVEEEPDVTAPGPWPGAHSN; encoded by the coding sequence ATGAGCATCGCTGTGACCACTTGGTCCCTGGAGCAGGTCTCCCCGGCCGACCAGCTGCCCGCCGCCGCCCCCGACGGCGACGTCCGGATCGTCCGCGCCGAGGTGCCCTCCCCCGAGTTCAGCCGCTACCTGTACGCGGCGGTCGGCGGCGACATCCGCTGGACGGACCGGCTCGGCTGGACGTACGCGCAGTGGCAGGAGGACCTGGACCGGCCGGGCGCGGAGACCTGGGTCGCGTACGACCGCGGGACTCCCGCCGGATACGTACAGCTGGACCCGCAGGACGACGGCGTCGTGGAGATCGTCTACTTCGGGCTGATCCCCGCCTTCCGGGGCCGGCGCATCGGCGGGCACCTCCTCTCCCACGGCGTGGCACGGGCCTGGGACCTGGCCGACCGCTGGCCGGGGCGGGCGCAGACCAAGCGCGTCTGGTTGCATACATGCAGCAAGGACGGCGAGCACGCGATGGACAACTACCTGCGCCGCGGCTTCAAGCTCTTCGACACCAAGGTCGAGGAGGAGCCGGACGTGACGGCACCCGGGCCCTGGCCAGGGGCGCACAGCAACTGA
- a CDS encoding putative leader peptide, producing MSGTGIALVSRRHVDLGRMSSAICPAC from the coding sequence ATGTCTGGAACTGGAATTGCCTTGGTGAGTCGGCGGCACGTCGACCTCGGCCGCATGTCCAGCGCCATCTGTCCGGCCTGCTGA
- a CDS encoding nitrite/sulfite reductase, which translates to MAATPQNPAAATPRRKVSRHRGEGQWAVGHYTPLNGNEQFKKDDDGLNVRTRIETIYSKRGFDSIDPNDLRGRMRWWGLYTQRKPGIDGGKTAILEPEELDDKYFMLRVRIDGGRLTTQQLRVIGEISQEFARGTADLTDRQNVQYHWIRIEDVPEIWERLEAVGLSTTEACGDTPRVILGSPVAGIAEDEIIDGTPAIEEIHRRVIGNKDFSNLPRKFKTAISGSPLLDVAHEINDVAFVGVNHPEHGPGFDLWVGGGLSTNPKIGQRLGAWVPLDEVADVHIGVLSIFRDYGYRRLRTRARLKFLVADWGVEKFRQILEDEYLQRKLVDGPAPDQPVARWRDHVGVHRQQDGRYYVGFAPRVGRVDGATLTKIAELAEAHGSGRLRTTVEQKMIVLDVEQDRIDSLVEGLESLDLTAKPSPFRRGTMACTGIEYCKLAIVETKARGASLIDELERRIPEFDEPITININGCPNACARIQVADIGLKGQLMLNDQGEQVEGYQVHLGGALGLEAGFGRKVRGLKVTSDDLPDYVERVLKRFEEEREDGERFATWATRASEEALS; encoded by the coding sequence ATGGCCGCCACCCCACAGAATCCCGCTGCCGCAACGCCCCGCCGCAAGGTGAGCCGTCACCGCGGCGAGGGTCAGTGGGCCGTGGGTCACTACACCCCGCTCAACGGCAACGAACAGTTCAAGAAGGACGACGACGGTCTCAACGTGCGGACACGCATTGAGACGATCTACTCCAAGCGGGGCTTCGACTCGATCGACCCCAACGACCTGCGCGGACGCATGCGCTGGTGGGGCCTCTACACCCAGCGCAAGCCCGGGATCGACGGTGGCAAGACCGCGATCCTGGAGCCGGAGGAGCTGGACGACAAGTACTTCATGCTGCGGGTGCGGATCGACGGCGGACGCCTCACCACCCAGCAGCTGCGGGTCATCGGCGAGATCTCGCAGGAGTTCGCGCGGGGCACCGCGGACCTCACCGACCGGCAGAACGTCCAGTACCACTGGATCCGCATCGAGGACGTCCCGGAGATCTGGGAGCGTCTGGAGGCCGTCGGGCTGTCCACGACCGAGGCCTGCGGTGACACGCCCCGTGTGATCCTCGGCTCGCCCGTCGCCGGGATCGCCGAGGACGAGATCATCGACGGCACCCCGGCCATCGAGGAGATCCACCGCCGGGTCATCGGCAACAAGGACTTCTCGAACCTGCCCCGCAAGTTCAAGACCGCGATCTCCGGCTCGCCGCTGCTCGACGTGGCGCACGAGATCAACGACGTCGCGTTCGTCGGCGTGAACCACCCGGAGCACGGCCCCGGCTTCGACCTCTGGGTCGGCGGCGGCCTCTCCACCAACCCGAAGATCGGCCAGCGCCTCGGCGCCTGGGTCCCGCTCGACGAGGTCGCGGACGTCCACATCGGCGTCCTCTCGATCTTCCGCGACTACGGCTACCGGCGCCTGCGTACGCGCGCCCGCCTGAAGTTCCTGGTCGCCGACTGGGGCGTCGAGAAGTTCCGCCAGATCCTCGAGGACGAGTACCTGCAGCGCAAGCTCGTCGACGGCCCCGCCCCCGACCAGCCGGTGGCCCGCTGGCGCGACCACGTCGGTGTGCACCGTCAGCAGGACGGCCGCTACTACGTGGGCTTCGCCCCGCGCGTGGGCCGCGTGGACGGCGCGACCCTCACCAAGATCGCCGAACTGGCCGAGGCGCACGGCTCCGGCCGGCTGCGCACCACCGTCGAGCAGAAGATGATCGTGCTCGACGTGGAGCAGGACCGGATCGACTCGCTGGTCGAGGGCCTGGAGTCGCTCGACCTGACCGCCAAGCCCTCGCCCTTCCGGCGCGGCACGATGGCCTGCACCGGCATCGAGTACTGCAAGCTCGCCATCGTCGAGACCAAGGCCCGCGGCGCCTCGCTGATCGACGAACTGGAGCGCCGCATCCCCGAGTTCGACGAGCCCATCACCATCAACATCAACGGCTGCCCGAACGCCTGCGCCCGTATCCAGGTCGCGGACATCGGTCTCAAGGGCCAGTTGATGCTGAACGACCAGGGCGAGCAGGTCGAGGGCTACCAGGTGCACCTCGGCGGCGCGCTCGGCCTGGAGGCCGGGTTCGGCCGCAAGGTCCGCGGCCTGAAGGTCACTTCGGACGACCTGCCCGACTACGTCGAGCGCGTGCTGAAGCGTTTCGAGGAGGAGCGCGAGGACGGCGAGCGCTTCGCCACCTGGGCCACGCGAGCTTCTGAGGAGGCGTTGTCGTGA